In Rhodothermales bacterium, the sequence GGTCGCGCGCGTCCGCTACGTGGAAGGGATGCGGGCCCGGATCATCGACCAGCTGCTGGCGGTTTCGCTGCGGTATTTTTCGAAGACGCGGGCCGGCGAGATCATCAACAGTCTCACGACCGAGATCAGCCGCGTCATCCAGTCGCTCCAGGCCGTCAACGTGTTCATCATCCGCGGCGCCCTGATGCTGGTGTACGTGGCGTTGATGGTCTACGTCTCCTGGCAGCTGTCGCTCATCATCCTCGTCTGTTTCGGCACGCTGTCGATGGCGCTCGGCCGCTTCTTCAAGCGCATCAAGCGTGGCGGCGAGCGGGTGACGTCGGCCAGCGGCGTGTTTACGTCGTCGCTGACCGAACTGATCGGTGGGGTCCGGACGATCGCGGCGTACAATACGCAGGATTTCGAGCGCAGCCGCGTCAACAAGGCCATCAATCGGCTCGCCAAGGCGATGATCCGCAACGGCTACGAGCGGTTGAAGGTGACGCCGATTTCGCAGGGCGTGATCAGCAGCCTGCTCATCATCATCATCCTCGTCGCCACCCAGTATTACGTGCTGCCCGGCAAGCTCGACGTCGCGCTGCTGCTCGCGTTCGTGTTCGCGCTGGTGCGCATGATGCCGCTCATCACCGAGCTGAACAAAAACCGTGGCACCTGGGCCAGTCTCCATGGCTCGCTCATCAACGTGGCGGAACTGCTGCGGACGGACAACAAGCCGTACCTCGTGGAAGGCAAGGGGACCGTCGACAAGCTCAAGAAGGGCATCACGTTCGAGGACGTCTCCTTCAGCTACGACAGCGACGGCGAGGTGCTGCAGGACATCAATATCCGGATCGAGCGGGCGAAAACCACCGCGATCGTTGGGACCTCCGGCGCCGGCAAGTCGACCCTCGTCGATCTGATTCCCCGATTCTACGACCCGTCCAGGGGCCGGGTATTGTGGGATGACACCGACCTTCGGGACGTCAACTCCCGCACCCTGCGCGAGAAGATCGCCGTCGTGAGCCAGAGCACGTTCATCTTCAACGACACGATCCGCAACAACATCGCCTACGGGCTGGAGGGCGTGTCCGACGAGCGCGTCCTGGAGGTTGCCGAGCAGGCCAACGCCCTGGAATTCATCGCCGACATGCCGAACGGCCTGGACACGATCCTCGGCGACAGCGGCATGCGGTTGTCCGGCGGCCAGCGGCAGCGCATCGCCATTGCGCGCGCCATCCTGCGCGATCCCGACATCCTCATCCTGGACGAGGCCACGAGCGCGCTCGACAGCGTGTCCGAAAAGCTCGTCCAGCAATCCCTGGAACGCCTCATGAAAGGGCGGACCGTCATCGCGATCGCCCACCGGCTGTCCACCGTCGAAAATGCCGACTGGGTCGTGGTGCTCGAGAAGGGCCGGGTGCTCGAGCAGGGCACCTACAGCGACCTACTCGAGAAAAAAGGCAAGCTCTGGGAATTCCACGCGATCCAGTTTCAGCTGGCGATGGAAGCGTGATTGGATGGCAACAGGTAAAGGGCAAATTGAAACACGGTTTCGGGCCGAACGAGTCGACGAAGCGAAATCCGTAGATCGGGTTAGGTCCCCCCAGGGACCGTAACCCGATATATCTCTTGCCCAGACGTACGCGCACGAACGATTCGCACCGGTGTACAGGACATCATGAATTTATCGACAGCCATAGCATCGCAGGCCGACGAGGCGCTTTCGCGGATGCACCGCAAGCTGAAGCGGTATCTGGAGCGCGAGCGGATTGCGAAGAAGAAGGAGCTCAAGCTGACGCTGGGCAAGGCGTACGAGGCGCAGTGGGAGGGTTTTCCCTGCGTGTTCGCGCTGTCGACCGGGCGTACGGGCACGCAGACGATCGCTTCGATGCTCGCGCTGTCGCCGGCGGTGCTGGCGCAGCACGAGCCGGCGCCGCGCCTCGTCCGCGCCTCCTACGAGGCGTTTATGGACGAGCGCGAAGGCTGGATGGACCGCTGGCGGCCGTTTGCCCTCGCCGTCCGCGACGACTTCGTGCTCGAAGCCTGCGCCGAGGGGCGGATCTATGTCGAATCCAACAACCGGATCACCTACATGGCGCCGGCGTTCGCCGAGGCCTTCCCCGCGAGCCGGTTCATCTTTTCGCATCGCGACCCCTATCAGGTGATCCGTTCGGGCATGCAGCGCGGCGCCTACCAGGGCGGCAACATGGCGTGGAATTTCGCCCGCATCCATCCGCGGACCGACGATCCGGCCTTCGCGCAGTGGGAATCCTACACCAACCTCCAGCGCGAGGCCTGGCGCTGGGCCCGTATCAACGGCTACGCCAAGGTATTTTTCGACACGCTTCCTGAAGAACGTCGGCTCGAGCTGCCCGCGCGCGCATTCTTCAGTAACGATATGGATATCTACAGAAGCCTCTTTGCGTTCGTGGGCGCCCCGCTGCCGTCGGAAGACGCGCTCCGGGGCGTGATGGGCAAACAGCTCAACGCCCAGGCGCATTACAACGGGCTCGACTTCGAATGGACCGATGCGCTGCGCGAATCCGTGCGGCCGATCGTCCAGCCGGTAGCCGAGTCGCTGGGATACGAAGTCTGACGCAGCATGGTCGACGCGCCCTTCCATAGCGAATCCATCCAGGAGCCGGCATCCAATGCGCCGGTCGATTGGCGGCGTGAGCCCATCTTCATCGTGGGCATCATGCCCCGCAGCGGCACCAACTTTCTTCACCGCCTCCTCTGCCAGCATCCCGATTGCGGGGCGATCAATACGACGCCCGTGCGGGAAGATTACCTGCTGCACCACATCGAGGGCCTGAACCGATTCGTCGGCCGGCTGCGGTGGCAGTGGGGCCACTGGGGCGCGGACGAGGCGTTTGTGCATTCCCTGGCCGACCGGCTCGGCCTCGGCGCCGCGGCGTTCCTCAAGTCGCTCTCGCCGGCGAAGCGGATCGTCACCAAGACGCCCAGCGTCGCCAACCTGCGGCTGTACACGCGGTTTTTCCAGCATTCCCCGCTCCTGATCATCGTCCGCGACGGCCGCTCGGTCGTCGCCTCCGGCATGTCGGGTTTCGGCTGGCGCTTCGAGACGGCCACGCGGGCCTGGGCCTCGGCGGCGCGCGCCATCGCGCGCTTCAGGGAAGGGCGCGACGGCGGAGATTTCCGCTTCAAGGTGATCCAGTACGAGCGCCTGAGCGGCGAAACCGACGCCACGTTGCTCGACGTGATGGCGTTTCTCGAACTTGACGCGGAGCGGTACGACTTTGAGAAAGCCGGCCAGACGCCGATTTATGGGTCGTCGTTCGCCTCGAAAGAGGGGGATGGTGTGACCTGGAAGCCGAAGGAGAAGACGGCCGACTTCGAGCCGAGCGCCCGATGGAAGAGCTGGAGCCGTTTCCAGCATCGCCGCTTCAACTGGCTGGCGGGCAAGGAAATGAAAGCGCTCGGGTACGAGCTGGAGCCGGCGGGCGAATCGAATGCGCTGTGGCGCCTCGTGCACCGCGGGCTCGACGCCTGGTATCACCTGCAGCGCCTGCCGCGCCGGCTGTTCCGGAGCCTGCGCGAAGCGGCGAAGGCTTTTGTGCTGCATCTGAGCGGACGGGAAGCAGAAAAGATCGATCTTCGACGCTGACTCCGCGCGTTCGCACGACCCAATCAACATGACCACGCCTTTCTTTATCGTTGGCGCCAGCCGCTCCGGGACGACCATGCTCCGGCTCCTCCTCAATGCGCACTCGCGCATCGGGGTGCCGAAGGAACTGGCGTTTTTTACGCAGGCCATGCAGAAAGGCGCACTGCCGGCGTGGCGGCAGGGCCGGCTGAACGCGTCCGCCCACCGCGAATTTCTGCACGCCTTTCTCGCCAAGAAGCACCACATCTTCCAGCGTGTCGACCTCGAGGCGCTCGAAGCGGCCATCCTCCAGGCGCACCCGACCGATTTGCGGGGGTCGCTGGATGGCGTCATGGACGCCTGGGTGCGCGAACAGGGCAAGGAACGCTGGGGCGAGAAGACCCCGAAGAACCTCTTTTATGTGGATTATATCCACCGGATGTATCCCGAGGCGCGGTTCATC encodes:
- a CDS encoding ABC transporter ATP-binding protein; amino-acid sequence: MISFINKRLSREVRILLGIFREHWYFVTLTCAFALLAAVFEGASIGMLIPFLRNIADTQVETFHTGWMWFDELVLKVNGTQLERLYRICAIILAASWLRAGFSFLSEYYATVARVRYVEGMRARIIDQLLAVSLRYFSKTRAGEIINSLTTEISRVIQSLQAVNVFIIRGALMLVYVALMVYVSWQLSLIILVCFGTLSMALGRFFKRIKRGGERVTSASGVFTSSLTELIGGVRTIAAYNTQDFERSRVNKAINRLAKAMIRNGYERLKVTPISQGVISSLLIIIILVATQYYVLPGKLDVALLLAFVFALVRMMPLITELNKNRGTWASLHGSLINVAELLRTDNKPYLVEGKGTVDKLKKGITFEDVSFSYDSDGEVLQDINIRIERAKTTAIVGTSGAGKSTLVDLIPRFYDPSRGRVLWDDTDLRDVNSRTLREKIAVVSQSTFIFNDTIRNNIAYGLEGVSDERVLEVAEQANALEFIADMPNGLDTILGDSGMRLSGGQRQRIAIARAILRDPDILILDEATSALDSVSEKLVQQSLERLMKGRTVIAIAHRLSTVENADWVVVLEKGRVLEQGTYSDLLEKKGKLWEFHAIQFQLAMEA
- a CDS encoding sulfotransferase, translated to MNLSTAIASQADEALSRMHRKLKRYLERERIAKKKELKLTLGKAYEAQWEGFPCVFALSTGRTGTQTIASMLALSPAVLAQHEPAPRLVRASYEAFMDEREGWMDRWRPFALAVRDDFVLEACAEGRIYVESNNRITYMAPAFAEAFPASRFIFSHRDPYQVIRSGMQRGAYQGGNMAWNFARIHPRTDDPAFAQWESYTNLQREAWRWARINGYAKVFFDTLPEERRLELPARAFFSNDMDIYRSLFAFVGAPLPSEDALRGVMGKQLNAQAHYNGLDFEWTDALRESVRPIVQPVAESLGYEV
- a CDS encoding sulfotransferase, coding for MVDAPFHSESIQEPASNAPVDWRREPIFIVGIMPRSGTNFLHRLLCQHPDCGAINTTPVREDYLLHHIEGLNRFVGRLRWQWGHWGADEAFVHSLADRLGLGAAAFLKSLSPAKRIVTKTPSVANLRLYTRFFQHSPLLIIVRDGRSVVASGMSGFGWRFETATRAWASAARAIARFREGRDGGDFRFKVIQYERLSGETDATLLDVMAFLELDAERYDFEKAGQTPIYGSSFASKEGDGVTWKPKEKTADFEPSARWKSWSRFQHRRFNWLAGKEMKALGYELEPAGESNALWRLVHRGLDAWYHLQRLPRRLFRSLREAAKAFVLHLSGREAEKIDLRR